One window of the Vicinamibacterales bacterium genome contains the following:
- a CDS encoding metallopeptidase family protein has protein sequence MTREEFRSLVQEAIDLIPRRFAREIHNLAIVIEDEPADELLDELDVDDDGTLLGLYQGTPLKERGFGYGNQLPDRITLFQGPIEDECDGDEDEIIVAIGETLIHELGHYFGMEEHEIAPHEERWLRGEVDPDDEAAGEDEDEDEEPQP, from the coding sequence ATGACCCGCGAGGAGTTTCGGTCGCTCGTGCAGGAAGCGATCGACCTGATTCCGCGCCGCTTCGCCAGGGAGATCCACAACCTCGCCATCGTCATCGAAGACGAGCCCGCCGACGAACTGCTGGACGAGCTCGACGTGGATGACGACGGCACGCTTCTCGGCTTGTATCAGGGCACGCCGCTGAAGGAGCGCGGGTTTGGCTACGGCAACCAGCTACCGGATCGCATCACGCTGTTCCAGGGTCCCATCGAAGACGAATGCGACGGCGATGAGGACGAGATCATCGTGGCGATCGGCGAGACGTTGATCCACGAGCTCGGCCACTACTTCGGCATGGAGGAACACGAGATTGCCCCCCATGAAGAACGCTGGCTGCGGGGCGAAGTCGATCCCGACGATGAGGCCGCCGGCGAAGACGAAGACGAAGACGAGGAGCCGCAGCCGTGA
- the lexA gene encoding transcriptional repressor LexA, whose protein sequence is MQPLTKRQREILDYLNEFIQQHGYAPSLEEIGERFNLSSLATVHKHLTNLQEKGFIRRAWNRSRSVELLPSRSGGRAIELPMLGYVAAGMPIEAVAGNETISVPDSLVAGKRDTYVLRVRGESMIDEQIRDGDWVVVEDRKTADNGDMVIALVGGQDVTLKKFYKEANRIRLQPANPAMQPIYVEPDGLQIQGVVVGVMRKY, encoded by the coding sequence ATGCAACCACTGACCAAGCGCCAGCGCGAAATTCTCGACTATCTCAATGAATTCATCCAGCAGCACGGCTATGCGCCGAGCCTGGAAGAAATCGGCGAGCGCTTCAACCTGTCGTCGCTGGCGACGGTGCACAAGCACCTCACCAACCTCCAGGAAAAAGGCTTCATTCGCCGGGCGTGGAACCGCAGCCGGTCGGTCGAACTGCTCCCCAGCCGCTCGGGCGGGCGCGCCATCGAACTGCCCATGCTGGGCTATGTCGCCGCCGGCATGCCGATCGAGGCCGTGGCCGGCAACGAGACCATCAGCGTGCCCGACTCGCTCGTCGCCGGCAAGCGCGACACCTACGTGCTGCGGGTGCGCGGCGAGTCGATGATCGACGAACAGATCCGCGACGGCGACTGGGTGGTCGTGGAAGACCGCAAGACCGCCGACAACGGCGACATGGTGATTGCGCTCGTCGGCGGCCAGGACGTGACGCTCAAGAAGTTCTACAAGGAAGCCAACCGCATCCGCCTGCAGCCCGCCAACCCCGCCATGCAGCCGATCTATGTCGAGCCGGACGGCTTGCAGATCCAGGGCGTGGTCGTCGGGGTGATGCGGAAGTACTAG
- a CDS encoding RNA polymerase sigma factor — protein MAKPSGPDAPVAAGFADMDDAALVAASVEGRKDAFDVIVERHRRTVYQVCYRFVSNHEDASDLSQESFVRAWRGLKNFKGQSALSTWLYRIAVNVCLNRVSAKTPATEPIESTDHFEDTRIEGAQSALLREERAATVRRAIASLPKKQRATLILRTYHDLSHQQIADILGSSVGATKANFFHALANLKKILGNEP, from the coding sequence GTGGCCAAGCCATCCGGCCCGGACGCGCCGGTCGCGGCCGGTTTCGCGGACATGGACGACGCGGCGCTGGTCGCGGCATCGGTGGAAGGCCGCAAGGACGCCTTCGACGTCATCGTCGAACGCCACCGGCGCACCGTCTACCAGGTCTGTTACCGCTTTGTCAGCAATCACGAAGACGCGAGCGACCTCTCGCAGGAGTCGTTCGTGCGCGCCTGGCGCGGCCTCAAGAACTTCAAGGGCCAGTCGGCGCTCTCGACCTGGCTCTATCGCATTGCGGTGAATGTGTGCCTCAATCGCGTGAGCGCGAAGACGCCGGCGACCGAGCCGATCGAGTCCACCGACCACTTCGAAGACACGCGCATCGAGGGGGCGCAGAGCGCGCTGCTGCGCGAGGAGCGCGCCGCGACGGTGCGCAGGGCGATTGCGTCGCTGCCCAAGAAGCAGCGTGCCACCCTGATCCTGCGGACGTATCACGACCTGTCGCACCAGCAGATCGCCGACATTCTCGGCAGCTCCGTCGGCGCGACCAAGGCCAACTTTTTCCACGCGCTGGCCAACTTGAAGAAGATCCTGGGTAACGAACCATGA
- a CDS encoding DUF3467 domain-containing protein: MSDRKQINFTIVPEDGGPEPRTYANFCAVNHTPFDFTLTFCEVQPLSEKEIKEAEAEHVVRAPVRAKLVLPVQFIPTLIAALQENMRVYSESHQAPPPLPPGKGPIH; this comes from the coding sequence ATGAGCGACCGCAAACAGATCAACTTCACCATCGTCCCCGAAGACGGCGGACCCGAACCGCGCACCTACGCCAATTTCTGCGCGGTCAATCACACCCCCTTCGACTTCACGCTCACCTTCTGCGAGGTGCAGCCCTTGTCGGAAAAAGAGATCAAGGAAGCCGAAGCCGAGCACGTGGTGCGCGCGCCGGTGCGGGCGAAGCTGGTGCTGCCCGTGCAGTTCATTCCCACGTTGATTGCGGCGTTGCAGGAGAACATGCGCGTTTACTCCGAGTCGCACCAGGCGCCGCCGCCCCTTCCCCCGGGCAAGGGCCCCATTCACTAG
- a CDS encoding DNA translocase FtsK, protein MAASGSALSRRVSEVVGVALFAMTLIWLIALATYDPNDPVWFFSTGTHEVPANFAGRVGAFLGELSFQLLGYASYLLPAVVAVAGWHYFWCRKIDAAYTKMIGAGMLLACGSAFLGLTLGRVDFGPRPFRAGGYLGEWLGGFMSDYLSRTGSVIVILALIVAAVIISTQVSFGRLFSAGFGAIQGLGGQGMESFRLWREERRKAQQRREVLEKYGKKDTAVAAKAEKGDRKPAKIERPELSPAARERAAARDLDEEPVTAATRALPVVKKAPAKTPMAPSLPLPEPERNVERRLGAYTLPPVSLLDAPKAERKIDERELMESARLLEEKCREFNVEGSVVQIHPGPVVTTFEFKPDAGVKYSKVTSLADDLCLAMQAESVLIDRIPGKATVGIQIPNPNREAISLRELLESDTYTRSTSKLTFALGKTIHGEPFMADLATMPHLLIAGSTGSGKSVGLNAILTSILYRATPDDVRMIMVDPKRLELGMYEDIPHLMTPVVVDPKKAANALRWAVREMEERYKTLAAYGVRNIEQFNRNVRAVIESGEPIPEGKPNRPLPFIVVVVDELADLMMVAGNEVEESICRLAQMARAVGIHLILATQRPSVDVITGLIKANLPSRISFRVSSKIDSRTILDSNGAEQLLGKGDMLFLPPASSRHTRLHGPYISEQESARVASFLRKQGKPVYDQTITEEAKTANQELLYEKDDLYDEAARIVVQAGQVSISYLQRKMRIGFSRAARLVDMMEAEGLVSPATGGKPREVLVGREYFEEVDAQLR, encoded by the coding sequence GTGGCTGCATCAGGTTCTGCCCTATCGCGCCGCGTCAGTGAGGTGGTGGGCGTCGCCTTGTTCGCGATGACTCTCATCTGGCTGATCGCGCTCGCGACCTATGACCCCAACGACCCGGTGTGGTTCTTCAGCACCGGCACGCACGAGGTGCCGGCCAACTTCGCCGGGCGGGTCGGCGCGTTCCTCGGCGAGTTGTCGTTCCAGTTGCTGGGCTACGCGTCGTACCTGCTGCCCGCGGTGGTCGCCGTGGCCGGCTGGCATTACTTCTGGTGCCGCAAGATCGACGCCGCCTACACCAAGATGATCGGCGCCGGCATGCTGCTGGCCTGCGGCAGCGCCTTCCTGGGCCTGACCCTCGGCCGCGTCGACTTCGGGCCGCGGCCGTTCCGCGCCGGCGGCTATCTCGGTGAGTGGCTCGGCGGCTTCATGTCCGATTACCTCAGCCGCACCGGGTCGGTGATCGTCATCCTCGCGCTGATCGTCGCGGCCGTGATCATCTCCACCCAGGTCTCGTTCGGCCGCCTGTTCAGCGCGGGGTTTGGCGCGATCCAGGGCCTCGGCGGCCAGGGCATGGAGTCGTTCCGGCTGTGGCGCGAGGAGCGCCGCAAGGCCCAGCAACGCCGCGAAGTGCTGGAGAAGTACGGCAAGAAAGACACCGCGGTGGCGGCGAAGGCCGAGAAGGGCGACCGGAAGCCGGCGAAGATCGAACGCCCCGAACTGTCCCCGGCGGCGCGCGAGCGCGCGGCCGCCCGCGACCTGGACGAGGAGCCCGTGACCGCGGCCACCAGGGCGCTGCCGGTGGTCAAGAAGGCGCCGGCGAAGACGCCGATGGCCCCGTCCCTGCCCTTGCCCGAGCCGGAGCGCAACGTCGAGCGGCGACTGGGCGCGTACACGCTGCCGCCGGTGTCGCTGCTCGATGCGCCGAAAGCTGAACGCAAGATCGACGAGCGCGAGCTGATGGAATCCGCGCGGCTGCTCGAGGAGAAATGCCGCGAGTTCAACGTCGAAGGCTCGGTGGTGCAGATCCACCCGGGGCCGGTCGTGACGACGTTCGAGTTCAAGCCCGACGCCGGCGTGAAGTACTCCAAGGTGACCAGCCTGGCCGACGACCTCTGCCTGGCGATGCAGGCCGAGTCGGTGCTGATCGATCGCATCCCCGGCAAGGCCACGGTCGGCATCCAGATTCCGAATCCCAATCGCGAGGCGATTTCGCTGCGCGAGCTGCTGGAGTCTGACACCTACACGCGGTCCACCTCGAAGCTGACCTTCGCGCTCGGCAAGACGATTCACGGCGAGCCGTTCATGGCGGACCTGGCGACCATGCCCCACCTGCTGATCGCCGGGTCCACCGGCTCCGGCAAGTCGGTGGGCCTCAACGCGATTCTCACCAGCATCCTGTATCGCGCCACCCCGGACGACGTGCGGATGATCATGGTCGACCCGAAGCGCCTCGAGCTGGGCATGTACGAGGACATTCCGCACCTGATGACACCGGTGGTCGTGGATCCGAAGAAGGCCGCCAACGCGCTGCGGTGGGCCGTGCGCGAAATGGAAGAGCGCTACAAGACCCTCGCCGCCTACGGCGTGCGCAACATTGAACAGTTCAACCGCAACGTCCGCGCGGTGATCGAATCCGGCGAGCCGATTCCCGAAGGCAAGCCCAACCGGCCGCTGCCTTTCATCGTCGTCGTGGTGGACGAGCTGGCCGACCTCATGATGGTGGCCGGCAACGAAGTGGAAGAGTCGATCTGCCGCCTGGCGCAGATGGCGCGCGCGGTCGGCATCCACCTGATCCTGGCGACGCAGCGGCCGTCGGTGGACGTGATCACCGGCCTGATCAAGGCCAACCTGCCGTCGCGCATCTCGTTCCGGGTGTCGTCGAAGATCGACTCGCGCACGATTCTCGACAGCAACGGCGCCGAGCAGCTGCTCGGCAAGGGCGACATGCTGTTTCTGCCGCCGGCCTCGTCACGCCACACCCGGCTGCACGGCCCCTACATCTCGGAGCAGGAATCGGCGCGCGTCGCCAGCTTCCTCCGCAAGCAGGGCAAGCCGGTCTACGACCAGACCATCACGGAAGAAGCGAAGACCGCCAACCAGGAGCTGCTTTACGAGAAGGACGACCTCTACGATGAGGCCGCCCGCATCGTCGTGCAGGCCGGGCAGGTGTCGATCTCGTATTTGCAGCGCAAGATGCGCATCGGCTTCAGCCGCGCGGCGCGCCTGGTGGACATGATGGAGGCCGAAGGTTTGGTGTCGCCCGCCACCGGCGGCAAGCCGAGGGAAGTGCTGGTTGGCCGCGAGTACTTCGAGGAAGTGGACGCCCAACTCCGATGA
- the rsmA gene encoding 16S rRNA (adenine(1518)-N(6)/adenine(1519)-N(6))-dimethyltransferase RsmA — MRARKRFAQHFLESAWVTKVVKAVAAKPDEDILEIGPGRAALTRPLAAQCGRMLAVEVDRDLAAELEATKPANLTVIVGDVLDVDLAAALSEWLGGTLGPGHAVRVVGNLPYNISSPILFALLELASSTGGVRDAILMLQKEVADRLVAKVGTGDYGVLTVLTAVHADVTRLLSLPPGAFRPQPQVHSAVVRLAFRPPKVEIPDMDGFVRMVRTTFTQRRKTLANALKPFGAERSVSPVAALAAAGIDGRRRPETLDLAEFAALFRAFHGHRLDTD, encoded by the coding sequence GTGAGGGCCCGTAAGCGTTTTGCGCAGCACTTTCTCGAGTCCGCCTGGGTCACCAAGGTCGTCAAGGCCGTGGCGGCGAAACCGGATGAAGACATCCTCGAGATTGGCCCCGGCCGGGCCGCTCTCACGCGGCCGCTGGCGGCGCAGTGCGGCCGCATGCTCGCCGTGGAGGTCGATCGCGATCTGGCAGCGGAGCTCGAGGCCACCAAGCCCGCGAACCTGACCGTGATTGTCGGCGACGTGCTCGACGTGGACCTGGCCGCGGCGCTCTCGGAGTGGCTGGGCGGGACCCTGGGGCCGGGACATGCCGTCCGGGTGGTCGGCAACCTCCCCTACAACATCTCGTCGCCCATCCTGTTTGCGTTGCTCGAACTGGCGTCGTCAACCGGCGGCGTGCGCGACGCCATCCTGATGCTGCAGAAGGAAGTGGCCGACCGGCTGGTCGCCAAGGTCGGGACCGGAGACTACGGCGTCCTGACCGTGCTGACCGCCGTCCACGCCGACGTGACGCGCCTCCTCTCCCTGCCACCGGGGGCGTTCAGGCCCCAGCCGCAGGTGCATTCGGCCGTCGTCCGCCTGGCCTTCCGCCCACCCAAGGTGGAAATTCCCGACATGGACGGGTTCGTGCGGATGGTCCGGACCACGTTCACCCAACGCCGGAAGACCCTGGCCAACGCATTGAAGCCGTTTGGGGCGGAACGGTCGGTCTCGCCGGTGGCGGCGCTCGCCGCAGCCGGGATTGACGGCCGGCGCCGCCCGGAGACGCTGGATCTGGCCGAGTTCGCGGCCCTGTTCCGCGCCTTCCACGGCCACAGGTTAGACACAGATTAG
- a CDS encoding N-acetylmuramoyl-L-alanine amidase, which translates to MTQTLALRRTTMAVVMALVVSASAFAQTARERFESASERDEKVRVLLTNNAEAAPADGVMAQAGKVIASFEALVRRFPTSGYADNALWQAASLADAAYQKFNRPEDRDRAARLYRWLVQEYPTSSLVRRANQQLAALTKPGMLATPQPAASASVALVAPAAPVAVAAPATAATLIGIQRTVLPDTVRVTLELDREVTYREERIAGPARLFFDLKGVQLTPALTDKVLNYPGDIVSKIRVGRHPDSTVRVVLDLEQVSRYSVFTLYSPFRLVIDAERSVPRTVKSPGVVAPDTVVSELPLAAAPSPTEISRPTPAPPAVAAPALAPRTTTVAAAPAPATPLASPLMPAPAPPSSPAANGAGGFSMARQLGLGVSRIVIDPGHGGHDPGVLGKGMNEATLVLDVALRLEKLLAKEPGLEVVLTRRTDVYIPLEERTELANRQSADMFLSIHANASRNLAAKGIETFFLSFASSPEAEAVAARENSASAREMHQLPDIIKAIALNNKLDESRDLANMVQESLITGLRKSNKEVRSRGVKKAPFVVLIGAAMPSVLAEISFVSNKQELSLLKTAAYKQKIAESLFNAVMRYRRSLKTQTTMAAQER; encoded by the coding sequence ATGACGCAGACTCTTGCGCTCAGACGCACGACGATGGCGGTTGTCATGGCGCTCGTGGTGTCGGCGTCCGCGTTCGCGCAGACGGCGCGCGAGCGCTTCGAGTCCGCGTCGGAGCGCGACGAGAAGGTGCGCGTCCTCCTGACCAACAACGCCGAGGCCGCGCCGGCCGATGGTGTGATGGCGCAGGCCGGCAAGGTGATCGCCTCGTTCGAGGCCCTGGTGCGCCGCTTCCCCACCAGCGGCTACGCCGACAACGCGCTGTGGCAGGCGGCGAGCCTGGCCGACGCGGCCTACCAGAAGTTCAATCGCCCCGAGGACCGGGACCGCGCGGCGCGCCTGTACCGCTGGCTGGTGCAGGAATATCCGACGAGCTCGCTGGTCAGGCGGGCGAATCAGCAGCTCGCGGCGTTGACAAAGCCGGGGATGCTCGCCACGCCTCAGCCGGCCGCCTCGGCATCGGTGGCACTCGTTGCTCCCGCTGCGCCTGTTGCAGTTGCCGCACCCGCGACCGCCGCCACCTTGATCGGCATCCAGCGCACGGTGCTGCCTGACACGGTGCGGGTCACGCTCGAACTCGACCGCGAAGTGACGTATCGCGAGGAACGCATCGCCGGACCGGCGCGTCTCTTCTTCGACCTCAAGGGCGTGCAGCTGACGCCGGCCCTGACGGACAAGGTGCTGAACTACCCGGGCGACATCGTGAGCAAGATTCGCGTCGGCCGCCATCCCGACAGCACTGTTCGCGTCGTACTGGACCTGGAACAGGTGTCGCGCTACAGCGTGTTCACCCTCTACAGCCCGTTCCGGCTGGTGATCGACGCGGAACGTTCGGTGCCGCGCACGGTCAAGAGCCCCGGCGTGGTCGCGCCAGACACGGTGGTGTCCGAACTGCCGCTCGCCGCCGCGCCCTCGCCGACCGAGATCAGCCGGCCCACGCCGGCGCCGCCGGCCGTTGCCGCGCCGGCTCTCGCACCGCGGACAACCACGGTCGCGGCGGCTCCCGCACCGGCGACGCCGCTCGCTTCCCCTCTCATGCCGGCCCCGGCACCGCCGTCGTCGCCCGCGGCCAACGGCGCGGGCGGCTTCTCGATGGCCCGCCAACTCGGCCTCGGGGTGTCCCGCATCGTGATCGATCCCGGCCACGGTGGCCACGACCCCGGCGTGCTGGGCAAGGGCATGAACGAGGCCACGCTCGTCCTCGACGTCGCGCTGCGGCTCGAAAAACTGCTCGCCAAGGAACCGGGTCTGGAAGTCGTGTTGACGCGGCGCACCGACGTCTACATTCCCCTCGAGGAACGCACGGAACTGGCGAACCGGCAGAGCGCCGACATGTTCCTGTCGATCCACGCCAACGCCAGCCGCAACCTCGCCGCCAAGGGCATCGAGACGTTCTTCCTCAGCTTCGCCTCGTCTCCCGAAGCGGAAGCCGTGGCCGCCCGCGAGAACTCGGCGTCGGCGCGGGAGATGCACCAGTTGCCGGACATCATCAAGGCCATCGCGCTCAACAACAAGCTGGACGAATCACGCGACCTCGCCAACATGGTGCAAGAGTCGCTGATCACCGGGTTGCGGAAATCCAACAAGGAAGTGCGGAGCCGGGGTGTGAAGAAGGCGCCGTTCGTGGTGCTCATCGGCGCGGCGATGCCGAGCGTGCTGGCCGAGATCTCGTTCGTCAGCAACAAGCAGGAGCTGTCGCTCCTCAAGACCGCGGCTTACAAGCAGAAGATTGCGGAATCGCTGTTCAACGCGGTGATGCGCTATCGGCGGTCGCTCAAGACGCAGACGACCATGGCCGCGCAGGAGCGCTAG
- the nth gene encoding endonuclease III: MRIFDALDRHHPGADTELVHRNAFELLVATMLSAQSTDARVNLVTPALFARFPDAKAMAGADTPELEALVHATGFFRQKAKSVIGMSAILLEKHQGRVPASMAALTALPGVGRKTANVVLGHALGVPGFPVDRHVLRVANRIGLAHGDDPVRVETQLCDLLPPARWTRASDTLILHGRRVCRPAPLCPRCHVRPDCDFYRTGAVTKPVGKVRPGATSRAKPHATSRPRAKAKKARR; encoded by the coding sequence ATGCGCATCTTCGACGCGCTCGATCGGCACCATCCCGGCGCCGACACGGAACTCGTGCATCGCAACGCGTTCGAGCTGCTGGTGGCGACGATGCTGTCGGCGCAATCCACCGACGCGCGGGTCAACCTGGTGACACCGGCGCTGTTCGCGCGATTCCCCGACGCGAAGGCGATGGCGGGTGCGGACACGCCGGAACTCGAGGCCCTGGTCCACGCCACCGGGTTCTTCCGGCAGAAGGCCAAGTCGGTGATCGGCATGTCGGCCATCCTCCTGGAGAAACACCAGGGACGGGTCCCGGCGTCGATGGCAGCGCTGACCGCGTTGCCGGGCGTCGGCCGCAAGACCGCCAACGTCGTGCTCGGGCACGCGCTGGGGGTCCCGGGTTTCCCGGTGGATCGGCACGTGCTACGCGTGGCCAACCGCATCGGCCTGGCTCACGGTGATGACCCGGTCAGGGTGGAGACGCAGTTGTGCGACCTGCTGCCGCCGGCGCGCTGGACCCGCGCGTCCGACACGCTGATTCTTCACGGCCGGCGCGTGTGCCGCCCGGCGCCGCTGTGCCCGCGCTGTCACGTGCGCCCCGACTGCGACTTCTACCGGACGGGCGCCGTGACCAAGCCGGTTGGCAAGGTCCGGCCGGGCGCCACATCGAGGGCAAAGCCGCACGCCACATCCCGACCGCGGGCTAAGGCCAAGAAGGCACGCCGATGA
- a CDS encoding ribonuclease J — protein sequence MSVSVPVAPAAALAVDVVPLGGLGEFGLNMMAISCGDTTIVVDAGAMFPEADQLGVDLIVPDLAYLEARKGQVKALVLTHGHEDHMGGVPYALPHIDGPIYGTPLALAFVGKKLEEHGLDPKTVDVKPGDVIAVGPFTLEFIRVTHSMPDCVAVVIRTPQGVLLHTGDFKVDQTPMDGEAFDLHRFAQLGAEGVLAMFCDSTNIDRRGYTGSEMDVEDAFEEIFTSTEGKIVVAAFASSLYRLQIVADLAAQFDRKLAFVGRSMNANSVIAQRLGHLHLQSGVVIKDGDVSIFPAQDVVCLVTGSQGEANAALSRIAINDHRHVRLVEGDRVVISARAIPGNEKAIGRVMNHIARRGVDVVTESSKHVHVSGHGSEEELKLVLSLVRPKYFVPIHGEFRQLARHAKVAKFVTRGLPTGVEVLTAENGDVLRFDADGGRIADKAPTGRVLIDGTRVGEVDDEVLRDRRHISIDGMVMTVVAINARTGVIEGVPELVARGFVSDEGTADVLLEGARVVANTIDECSVEERTDPGLMKERIRTELRRFLKKRTGRRPMVLPVVIEI from the coding sequence ATGAGTGTGTCCGTGCCCGTGGCTCCGGCCGCGGCGCTTGCAGTCGACGTGGTGCCGCTTGGCGGCCTCGGCGAGTTCGGCCTCAACATGATGGCCATCTCGTGTGGAGATACCACCATCGTTGTCGACGCCGGCGCGATGTTCCCCGAGGCCGACCAGCTCGGCGTGGATCTGATCGTTCCCGACCTCGCTTATCTCGAAGCCCGCAAGGGCCAGGTCAAGGCGCTGGTCCTCACGCACGGGCACGAGGACCACATGGGCGGCGTGCCCTACGCGCTGCCCCACATCGACGGCCCCATCTACGGCACCCCACTGGCGCTGGCCTTTGTTGGCAAGAAGCTCGAGGAGCACGGGCTCGATCCCAAGACCGTGGACGTCAAGCCGGGCGACGTCATCGCGGTCGGTCCGTTCACGCTGGAATTCATCCGGGTCACGCACAGCATGCCCGACTGCGTCGCCGTGGTGATCCGCACGCCGCAAGGCGTGCTGCTGCACACGGGCGACTTCAAGGTTGACCAGACGCCGATGGACGGCGAGGCCTTCGACCTGCACCGCTTCGCCCAGCTCGGGGCCGAGGGCGTGCTGGCCATGTTCTGCGACAGTACGAACATCGATCGCCGCGGCTACACCGGTTCGGAGATGGACGTCGAAGACGCCTTCGAGGAGATCTTCACGAGCACCGAAGGAAAGATCGTCGTTGCCGCGTTCGCGTCGAGCCTGTACCGGCTGCAGATCGTGGCCGACCTGGCGGCGCAGTTCGACCGCAAGTTGGCCTTCGTCGGCCGCAGCATGAACGCGAACTCGGTGATCGCCCAGCGCCTCGGCCACCTGCACCTGCAGTCGGGCGTCGTCATCAAGGACGGTGATGTCTCGATCTTCCCCGCCCAGGACGTGGTCTGCCTGGTGACCGGATCGCAGGGCGAAGCCAACGCCGCGCTGTCGCGCATCGCCATCAACGACCACCGGCACGTGCGCCTGGTCGAAGGCGACCGGGTGGTGATTTCGGCGCGCGCGATCCCGGGCAACGAAAAGGCCATCGGCCGGGTGATGAACCACATCGCCCGCCGCGGCGTGGACGTGGTGACCGAGTCGAGCAAGCACGTGCACGTGTCGGGCCACGGGTCGGAGGAAGAGCTCAAGCTGGTGCTCTCGCTGGTGCGGCCCAAGTACTTCGTGCCCATCCACGGCGAGTTCCGCCAGCTGGCGCGCCACGCCAAGGTGGCGAAGTTCGTGACCCGCGGCCTGCCCACCGGGGTGGAAGTGCTGACCGCGGAGAACGGCGACGTGCTCCGCTTCGACGCCGACGGCGGCCGCATCGCCGACAAGGCGCCGACGGGCCGGGTCTTGATCGACGGCACCCGCGTCGGCGAGGTCGACGATGAGGTGCTGCGCGATCGCCGCCACATCTCGATTGACGGCATGGTCATGACGGTGGTCGCCATCAACGCGCGCACCGGCGTCATTGAAGGCGTGCCCGAACTGGTGGCGCGCGGGTTTGTCAGCGACGAAGGCACCGCGGACGTCCTGCTGGAAGGCGCCCGCGTGGTCGCCAACACGATCGACGAATGCAGCGTTGAAGAACGCACCGATCCCGGACTGATGAAGGAGCGCATCCGCACCGAGTTGCGGCGCTTCCTGAAGAAGCGGACCGGCCGGCGCCCGATGGTGCTGCCGGTTGTGATCGAAATCTGA